A stretch of the Aphis gossypii isolate Hap1 chromosome 2, ASM2018417v2, whole genome shotgun sequence genome encodes the following:
- the LOC114125814 gene encoding uncharacterized protein LOC114125814: MFTNNCNSNSLIQCDDVINLISSDDSDSDVPHYIRRRSNTEYTQTNNIVNQNLSNNLYNYNNQTEMLTLVPEPIVINVEKTGNTQSNRGKSVKKPIVSKKKTIPGPTCLINPNNSRSKTPVRHFVANKFVKRLSFYQRVNSRLMSKVKQLTIRKQELQDIQIKYLHLKEKVLETEEKLLDNGIDTSEYPVFALVCEDKDSETINDNKYDILLECKLDRENQKPDEDEPEYILTRESSPILEPQIKNGINFQ; the protein is encoded by the coding sequence ATGtttactaataattgtaattctaATAGTTTAATCCAATGTGATGATGTGATCAATTTAATCAGCTCTGATGATAGTGACAGTGATGTGCCGCATTACATAAGAAGAAGATCGAATACTGAATATACTCAGACGAACAATATAGTAAACCAAAATttgagtaataatttatacaattataataaccaaACTGAAATGCTTACTTTAGTGCCAGAacctattgttattaatgttgaaaaaacaGGTAATACACAATCCAATAGAGGGAAATCAGTGAAGAAACcaattgtttcaaaaaaaaaaactatcccAGGACCAACTTGTTTGATCAACCCTAATAACAGTCGAAGTAAAACTCCTGTCAGACACTTTGTAGCTAATAAATTTGTGAAAAGGTTAAGTTTTTATCAACGAGTAAATTCTAGATTAATGTCAAAAGTTAAACAATTGACGATTAGGAAACAGGAATTGCaagatattcaaataaaatatttacatcttAAAGAAAAAGTTCTTGAAACAGAAGAGAAATTATTGGATAATGGTATAGATACATCAGAATATCCGGTATTTGCTTTAGTTTGTGAAGACAAAGATTCTGAAACAATCAACgacaataaatatgatatattattagagtGCAAATTAGACAgagaaaatcaaaaaccaGATGAAGATGAACcagaatatattttgaccCGTGAAAGCTCTCCAATTTTAGaaccacaaattaaaaatggaattaaCTTCCAATAG
- the LOC114126772 gene encoding GPN-loop GTPase 2-like, whose protein sequence is MPLYGQVIIGPPGCGKTTYCDEMSKYLQELGRQVAIINIDPANDSLCYKAAIDISELITVEDVMDYVNLGPNGALIYCIEYLEKRLDWLLEKLRKLTGYYLFFDCPGQVEIYTHHNSMKNIMSAIKNELDLRLCCVQLIDCHYCSDPGKYISALLMCTSTMYQMELPHVNILSKIDIAVKHKSKLLFNLDFYTDVLSLDHLLDALQNDPHTSRYHRLNKAIVSLIEGQNIVSFLPLNVKDKRTLELVRKNIDRANGYIFNPEENRNAEMLNSIMQLDINDLTLDVLEDLPKSNSSDKMMQN, encoded by the exons ATGCCTCTATATGGTCAAGTCATCATTGGTCCGCCTGGTTGTGGAAAAACTACGTATTGTGATGAAATGAGCAAGTACTTACAAGAATTGGGCAGACAAGTAGCTATaatcaatatag atccAGCTAATGATTCATTGTGTTACAAAGCAGCAATTGATATATCAGAACTTATTACTGTTGAAGATGTTATGGATTATGTAAACTTAGGACCCAATGGAGCTTTGATTTATTGTATAGAATACTTGGAAAAGAGGCTTGATTGGTTGTTAGAAAAATTAAGGAAACTGactggttattatttattttttgattgtcCTGGACAG GTAGAAATATACACTCATCATAactcaatgaaaaatattatgtctgcAATAAAAAACGAATTAGATTTGCGATTATGTTGTGTTCAACTTATTGATTGTCATTATTGTAGTGATccag gtAAATACATATCTGCGCTTTTGATGTGTACATCTACCATGTATCAAATGGAATTACCTCAtgtgaatatattatcaaaaatagatATTGCAGTTAAACACAAATCCaagctattatttaatttagatttttatacgGATGTATTGAGTCTTGATCATCTCTTGGATGCATTGCAAAATGATCCTCATACCTCTAG ATATCATCGCTTAAATAAAGCTATAGTTAGCCTGATTGAAGggcaaaatattgtttcatttcTACCACTTAATGTAAAGGATAAACGTACATTAGAATTGGTGAGAAAGAACATCGATAGAGCTAAtgggtatatttttaatcctgaAGAGAATCGGAATGCTGAAATGTTAAACTCAATTATGCAACTGGACATCAACGATTTAACTCTTGACGTTTTAGAAGATCTACCTAAATCCAATTCATCAGATAAAATGAtgcaaaattga
- the LOC114125764 gene encoding TBC1 domain family member 15-like isoform X1, with amino-acid sequence MDVTKLDEEELSYELRVRGIAAMNDVNEMRSVLRGLLRIEVEGNSLMNTDSTVSVVDVKSEIKTCVKKLQIINAMIDNIQGDRYSEQYRSADAKLCHLMNRVDKLAAVDKRDQNDRSNLLKGILFLMRKMEGMASNTSVIETNNQNQNSGTAGAGTVVLYEKTTTTEMNSTYGSSESTASDEEVGTEYFVQQGVAIKSLSKLLKGSKNHKNAETHYTGLLRIMKYRNAKFIEWKPTEMSIFPDIDEWNIVDTGYKQNGKNKNDRNSIDIKINLATMKSYKMKKHKKHQISILQTNGSLVTFLFESSPISDFVTALKTLLHTEKEIRHHRPTGVILVMGERQDSDPLCQSIKELKIFPDQPPTSTVWSFISGFQNNPVEKTYETFAKISDVLLTRTPDTRPDQEVAELLNRAEEDDEYTMLDHPPPTVLPPRPAVKSRGNPLDQTTFYLSMNEEGRIINEDYIKKIIFHGGCENSIRHEVWKYLLGYYPWNSTREQRINIDRQQKTEYERMKVQWMNMSPDQISRFNKYRDHKNLIDKDVYRTDRTLDFYAGEGNENLVKLHNVLMTYVMYNFDLGYVQGMSDLLSPILMIMNSDEVESFWCFVGFMNRVNTNFELKQTGMKKQLNDLHYLLTTVSPKLENHLKKMDSSNMYFCFRWLLVLFKREFIHSDVMRLWEVLWTDIPCANFHLLICVAILDNEKDTIINENFGLTEILKHVNNLCERIDLDKALTTAYSIYEQLKEAQPSLQDSVNELLGFSISHTETILSIDSNSREDDYEKALSMNYT; translated from the exons atggatgtCACTAAGCTTGACGAAGAAGAATTGTCGTACGAGTTGAGAGTCAGAGGAATAGCCGCTATGAACGATGTAAATGAAATGAGGAGCGTTCTGCGTGGTCTATTGAGAATTGAAGTCGAAGGCAATTCGTTGATGAACACCGACAGCACAGTTTCGGTAGTTGATGTTAAGAGTGAAATTAAGACGTGTGTTAAAAAACTACAAATCATCAATGCAATGATCGACAACATTCAAGGGGACAGGTACAGCGAACAGTATAGATCAGCAGATGCAAAATTATGTCATTTGATGAACCGTGTAGATAAGCTAGCGGCTGTTGATAAACGAGATCAAAATGACAgatctaatttattaaaaggaATATTGTTCTTAATGAGAAAAATGGAAGGTATGGCGTCTAATACTAGTgttattgaaacaaataatcaaaatcaaaatagtgGCACAG CTGGAGCAGGTACTGTAGTCTTATATGAAAAAACAACTACTACGGAAATGAATTCAACTTATGGAAGTTCTGAATCAACTGCTTCAGATGAAGAAGTTGGAACA gagTATTTTGTCCAACAAGGCGTagcaataaaaagtttaagtaAATTGCTCAAAGGATCGAAGAATCATAAAAATGCAGAAACTCATTATACAGGATTATTGcgaattatgaaatat agAAATGCAAAATTCATTGAATGGAAACCAACTGAAATGTCTATATTTCCTGATATAGATGAATGGAATATAGTTGATACGGGATACAaacaaaatggaaaaaataaaa atgatCGTAAtagtattgatataaaaattaatttggctACAATGAAgagttataaaatgaaaaaacataaaaaacatcaaatatcaatactCCAAACTAATGGTTCACTtgtcacatttttatttgaaagctCACCTATTAGTGATTTTGTGACCGCTTTAAAAACTTTACTTCATAcagaaaa AGAAATACGACACCACAGACCTACTGGAGTGATATTGGTAATGGGTGAGCGACAAGATTCAGATCCTCTATGTCAGTCAATTaaagagttaaaaatatttcctgaTCAACCACCTACTAGTACAGTCTGGAGTTTTATTAGTGGTTTTCAAAACAACCCTGTGGAAAAAACTTATGAAACATTTGCAAAAATTAGTGATGTTCTAT TGACTCGCACACCAGATACAAGACCAGACCAAGAAGTAGCCGAACTCTTAAATAGAGCTGAGGAAGATGACGAATATACTATGCTAGATCACCCTCCACCAACTGTATTGCCACCAAGACCAGCAGTAAAGTCAAGAGGAAATCCATTAGATCAAACCACATTTTATCTATCTATGAATGAAGAGGGTCGAATAATAAATGAAGAttacatcaaaaaaataattttccatgga GGTTGTGAAAATTCCATAAGACATGAAGTATGGAAATACTTACTTGGATATTATCCTTGGAATTCTACTCGAGAACaacgtataaatattgatagacAACAAAAAACTGAATATGAGAGAATGAAAGTACAATGGATGAATATGTCTCCTGATCAAATATCTAGGTTTAATAAGTATAGAGATCACAAGAActtaatag ATAAAGATGTTTATAGAACTGACCGCACTCTTGATTTTTATGCTGGAGAAGGGAATGAAAATCTAGTTAAActacataatgtattaatgactTATGTTATGTACAATTTTGACCTCGGTTATGTCCAGGGTATGAGTGATTTATTATCAcctatattaatgataatgaatAGCGATGAAGTAGAATCATTTTGGTGTTTTGTGGGTTTCATGAACAGAGtc aaTACAAactttgaattaaaacaaactGGCATGAAAAAACAGTTGAacgatttacattatttacttaCAACTGTATCACCAAAATTAGAAAACCATTTGAAAAAGATGGATTCTAGCAATATGTACTTTTGCTTTAGATGGCTTTTGGTTTTATTCAAACGAGAATTTATCCATTCTGACGTCATGCGCTTGTGGGAAGTATTATGGACTGATATTCCATGTGCAAATTTCCATTTACTAATATGTGTAGCAATATTGGATAATGAAAAGGATACTATCATCAATGAAAACTTTGGATTAACtgaaatattgaaa catgtaaataatttatgcgaACGAATTGATTTGGATAAAGCTTTAACTACTGCTTATAGTATTTATGAACAGTTGAAAGAAGCACAGCCGTCATTGCAAGATTCAGTTAATGAATTACTTGGATTTTCGATATCTCATACTGaaactatattatctattgaCAGCAATTCTAGAGAAGACGATTATGAAAAGGCCTTATCAatgaattatacataa
- the LOC114125818 gene encoding WD repeat-containing protein 46, translating to MGKVHQSRIINETKNKLAAKISEAANVLLPENSGYIIAEPGEKTTKITQTQLSNSVDVTSAKKHFDLQLDFGPYDIDYSLNGRQLLIGGRKGHVAAMDWITKHLMCEINVMEEVYDVKWLHNENLFSVAQKKWVYMYDNQGVEVHCLKNLNNVLHQEFLPYHFLLSTASEEGFLSWLDVSMGKLITQFNAKMGRLSLMTQNPNNALICLGHTKGVVSMWSPNLREPVAKILCHGNMITSLAVNSNGLYMATSGMDRSIKVWDVRKLKGPLQDYKVRTSPRSMVFSQTGCLAVAINNVVDVYEECCTKTIQHAYLRHNIARTINNLAFCPFEDVLGAGHDGGFSSLLVPGSGEPNFDALERNPFQTKKQRKEAEVKMLLEKIPADMITLESTVDEVDIDTFQTKLTARNSLQTVKPLKINIKVRNKIKKKTLANPSKIKEKILEEKTKEFVRALNARPKDEIDDAKSTVSKRFGVLDRFQNKRNKKK from the exons atggGGAAAGTTCACCAATCccgaataattaatgaaaccaaaaataaattagcagCTAAAATTTCTGAAGCAGCAAATGTATTATTGCCTGAAAATTCTGG ttatatcattGCTGAACCAGGAgagaaaacaacaaaaattacacaaaCACAGCTATCAAATTCAGTTGATGTGACTAGTgctaaaaaacattttgatttacaaCTTGATTTTGGTCCGTACga TATTGACTATTCATTAAATGGTCGGCAGTTATTAATTGGTGGACGAAAAGGCCATGTTGCTGCTATGGACTGGATTACAAAACATTTGATGTgtgaaataaatgttatggAAGAAGTATATGATGTTAA GTGGCTTCACAATGAAAATCTTTTTTCGGTTGCACAAAAAAAGTGGGtttatatgtatgataatCAAGGTGTAGAAGTACATTGCTTGAagaatttaaacaatgttttacACCAGGAATTTCTCCCATATCATTTTCTTTTAAGTACTGCT agtGAAGAAGGATTTTTATCTTGGTTGGATGTATCAATgggaaaattaataacacaatttaatGCTAAAATGGGTCGATTGAGCCTCATGACTCAAAATCCAAATAATGCATTGATCTGTTTAGGACATACAAAAg GTGTTGTATCCATGTGGAGTCCTAATCTTCGAGAACCTGTCGCTAAAATACTTTGCCATGGAAATATGATTACATCACTAGCTGTGAATTCTAACGGACT atATATGGCCACATCTGGGATGGATAGAAGTATTAAAGTTTGGGATGTACGCAAATTAAAAGGACCATTACAAGATTACAAAGTTAGGACTAGCCCAAGAAGTATGGTATTCAGTCAAACTGGGTGTTTGGCAGTGGCCATCAATAATGTTGTTGAT GTATATGAAGAATGTTGTACAAAAACTATACAGCATGCTTATCTTAGGCATAATATCGCtagaacaataaataatttagcatTTTGTCCATTTGAAGATGTTCTTGGAGCTGGACATGATGGTGGTTTTTCTAGTTTACTAGTACCAG GATCTGGTGAACCTAATTTTGATGCATTGGAGAGAAATCCATTCCAAACAAAGAAGCAGCGTAAAGAAGCTGAAGTCAAAATGCTTTTAGAAAAG ATTCCAGCTGATATGATAACATTAGAATCTACTGTAGATGAAGTTGACATTGATACATTCCAGACTAAACTAACAGCTAGGAATTCACTACAA actgtaaaaccattaaaaataaatatcaaagtgagaaataaaatcaagaaaaaaaccTTAGCTAAtccttcaaaaataaaagaaaaaatattagaagaaaaaacaaag gaatttGTTAGAGCACTAAATGCGCGACCTAAAGATGAGATCGATGATGCAAAGTCAACAGTGTCAAAACGTTTTGGTGTACTGGATAGGtttcaaaacaaaagaaataaaaagaaataa
- the LOC114125764 gene encoding TBC1 domain family member 15-like isoform X2, which translates to MNSTYGSSESTASDEEVGTEYFVQQGVAIKSLSKLLKGSKNHKNAETHYTGLLRIMKYRNAKFIEWKPTEMSIFPDIDEWNIVDTGYKQNGKNKNDRNSIDIKINLATMKSYKMKKHKKHQISILQTNGSLVTFLFESSPISDFVTALKTLLHTEKEIRHHRPTGVILVMGERQDSDPLCQSIKELKIFPDQPPTSTVWSFISGFQNNPVEKTYETFAKISDVLLTRTPDTRPDQEVAELLNRAEEDDEYTMLDHPPPTVLPPRPAVKSRGNPLDQTTFYLSMNEEGRIINEDYIKKIIFHGGCENSIRHEVWKYLLGYYPWNSTREQRINIDRQQKTEYERMKVQWMNMSPDQISRFNKYRDHKNLIDKDVYRTDRTLDFYAGEGNENLVKLHNVLMTYVMYNFDLGYVQGMSDLLSPILMIMNSDEVESFWCFVGFMNRVNTNFELKQTGMKKQLNDLHYLLTTVSPKLENHLKKMDSSNMYFCFRWLLVLFKREFIHSDVMRLWEVLWTDIPCANFHLLICVAILDNEKDTIINENFGLTEILKHVNNLCERIDLDKALTTAYSIYEQLKEAQPSLQDSVNELLGFSISHTETILSIDSNSREDDYEKALSMNYT; encoded by the exons ATGAATTCAACTTATGGAAGTTCTGAATCAACTGCTTCAGATGAAGAAGTTGGAACA gagTATTTTGTCCAACAAGGCGTagcaataaaaagtttaagtaAATTGCTCAAAGGATCGAAGAATCATAAAAATGCAGAAACTCATTATACAGGATTATTGcgaattatgaaatat agAAATGCAAAATTCATTGAATGGAAACCAACTGAAATGTCTATATTTCCTGATATAGATGAATGGAATATAGTTGATACGGGATACAaacaaaatggaaaaaataaaa atgatCGTAAtagtattgatataaaaattaatttggctACAATGAAgagttataaaatgaaaaaacataaaaaacatcaaatatcaatactCCAAACTAATGGTTCACTtgtcacatttttatttgaaagctCACCTATTAGTGATTTTGTGACCGCTTTAAAAACTTTACTTCATAcagaaaa AGAAATACGACACCACAGACCTACTGGAGTGATATTGGTAATGGGTGAGCGACAAGATTCAGATCCTCTATGTCAGTCAATTaaagagttaaaaatatttcctgaTCAACCACCTACTAGTACAGTCTGGAGTTTTATTAGTGGTTTTCAAAACAACCCTGTGGAAAAAACTTATGAAACATTTGCAAAAATTAGTGATGTTCTAT TGACTCGCACACCAGATACAAGACCAGACCAAGAAGTAGCCGAACTCTTAAATAGAGCTGAGGAAGATGACGAATATACTATGCTAGATCACCCTCCACCAACTGTATTGCCACCAAGACCAGCAGTAAAGTCAAGAGGAAATCCATTAGATCAAACCACATTTTATCTATCTATGAATGAAGAGGGTCGAATAATAAATGAAGAttacatcaaaaaaataattttccatgga GGTTGTGAAAATTCCATAAGACATGAAGTATGGAAATACTTACTTGGATATTATCCTTGGAATTCTACTCGAGAACaacgtataaatattgatagacAACAAAAAACTGAATATGAGAGAATGAAAGTACAATGGATGAATATGTCTCCTGATCAAATATCTAGGTTTAATAAGTATAGAGATCACAAGAActtaatag ATAAAGATGTTTATAGAACTGACCGCACTCTTGATTTTTATGCTGGAGAAGGGAATGAAAATCTAGTTAAActacataatgtattaatgactTATGTTATGTACAATTTTGACCTCGGTTATGTCCAGGGTATGAGTGATTTATTATCAcctatattaatgataatgaatAGCGATGAAGTAGAATCATTTTGGTGTTTTGTGGGTTTCATGAACAGAGtc aaTACAAactttgaattaaaacaaactGGCATGAAAAAACAGTTGAacgatttacattatttacttaCAACTGTATCACCAAAATTAGAAAACCATTTGAAAAAGATGGATTCTAGCAATATGTACTTTTGCTTTAGATGGCTTTTGGTTTTATTCAAACGAGAATTTATCCATTCTGACGTCATGCGCTTGTGGGAAGTATTATGGACTGATATTCCATGTGCAAATTTCCATTTACTAATATGTGTAGCAATATTGGATAATGAAAAGGATACTATCATCAATGAAAACTTTGGATTAACtgaaatattgaaa catgtaaataatttatgcgaACGAATTGATTTGGATAAAGCTTTAACTACTGCTTATAGTATTTATGAACAGTTGAAAGAAGCACAGCCGTCATTGCAAGATTCAGTTAATGAATTACTTGGATTTTCGATATCTCATACTGaaactatattatctattgaCAGCAATTCTAGAGAAGACGATTATGAAAAGGCCTTATCAatgaattatacataa